Part of the Mycolicibacterium mengxianglii genome is shown below.
GGACCGTTTTCCGCGCGGCGGCCTGATCGGCATCCCCGGCGCACCGGAACGTATGGTGCAGGCGCGGGAGCAGGGCGCGAGCTGGACGGTGTGCCAGGGCAACGATTCGGTGGCACCGGGAGTCACCGTCATCGCGGGCGCGCCCGCCCAGGGTGGCGAGCGGGCCGGGACCTTGGCCGAGGATCGCGCCGTACTGGTGGACACGGGTTCAGGCACCTGGCTGCTGTGGGGCGGACGCCGCAGCCCGATCGATCTCGCAGACCGCGCCGTCACCGGCGCGCTGGGATTCGGTGCGAATATCCCTGCGCCGCGGCCAATCTCGTCAGGACTGTTCAATGCCATCCCCGAGGGCGTGGCGTTGCGTGCACCGCAGATCGCCGGCGCGGGCGAGTGGGCGCAGTTCCCGCTGCCGGTGGGCGCACCGGTCGGTTCTGTGATCGTGGCCTACGGCGCCGACAACACGATGCTCTACTACGCGGTGTTGCCGGACGGTCTGCAGCAGATCTCACCGGTGCTGGCGGCGTTGCTGCGTAACACCGATTCCTATGGCCTGCAACAGCCTCCGCGGTTGGGTGCCGACGAGATCGCCGCACTACCGGTGTCGCAGATGCTCGACGCCGACGCTTACCCCGACCGCCAACTCGACCTGGTGGACGCCCAGAGCTCACCGGTGACCTGCGCCAGTTGGGCCAAGCCCGCTGATGCGAGCACGAGCTCACTGACCCTGCTCTCGGGCGCGGCGCTGCCGGTATCCGAGGCGACCAGCACCGTCGAGCTGGTCAACGGCGGCACGGCCACCCGGGTGGCGATCCCCGCCGGCAGCGGGTACCTGGTGCAGACCGTCGGGTCCGAACCGACGGCACCGCCGGCCGGCGCGCTGTTCTGGGTGTCTGACACCGGCGTCCGTTACGGCCTCGAGGGTGACGGTGATCTGTCCAAAACCGTTGCCGCACTGGGATTGAATGAGCCGGCAACTCCGATCCCGTGGTCGGTGCTGTCGCTGTTGACGCCGGGCCCGGCGTTGTCGAGGGACGGCGCACTGACCGCCTACACGTCTGCGAGCGGTCTGGAGACCACCCGATGAGCCGGTTGATTTTCGAGTCGCGCCGACGGCTGCCGCGACCGACCTCCCACAAGGGCACCATCACCATCGAGGCACCGCCGGAATTGCCCCGGGTGGTGCCGCCGTCACTGCTGCGCCGGGCGCTGCCCTATCTGATCGTGCTGCTGATCGTCGGCATGATCGTCGCCCTGGTGGCCACCGGTATGCGGTTGATCTCGCCGACGACCCTGTTCTTCCCGTTCGTCCTGCTGTTGGCCGCCACCGCCCTCTACCGCGGTAACGACAACAAGATGCGCACCGAAGAGGTCGACGCCGAGCGTGCCGACTACCTGCGATATCTGTCGGTGGTCCGGGACAACGTGCGCGCGCAGGCCGAGGCGCAACGGGCGGCGCTGCAGTGGTCGCATCCCGAACCGGCTGTGCTGGCGCAGATCCCGGGTTCTCGGCGGCAGTGGGAGCGTGACCCGCAGGATTCCGACTTCCTGGTATTGCGCGCCGGCCTGGCCGACGTGGCGCTGGACACCACCCTGCGCGTCAAGGACGCCGCCGACGAGATCGATCTCGAACCGGTGTCCTACAGCGCGCTCCGCGCCCTGCTCGACACCCAGCGGACCGTGTCCGATGCGCCAGTGGGCATCGACCTGACGAAGGTCTCCCGCATCACCGTGGTGGGCGACCCCCACGAGGCCCGGGCCGCAGTGCGGGCGTGGATCGCACAGGCGGTCACCTGGCATGACACCGGCGTGTTGGGTGTCGCCCTGGCCAGCCCGCAGCTGGAGCAGCCGGACTGGTCCTGGTTGAAGTGGTTGCCGCACACCGACATTCCCGGTGAGGTCGACGGCACCGGGCCGGCCCGTTTTCTGGCCGCCAACACCGACGAGCTGATCGCGAAAATCGGACCGGCGCTGGCCGACCGCCCGCTCTTCAAAGGGTCGACCCGATCCCACGACGAGGCCTTGCGGCACCTGGTCATCATCGTCGACGACCCGGGCTATGACCTGAGCGGCTCGGTGCTCTCAGCCGGACTGGCCGGTGTCACGGTGGTGCAGATCGCCGACATCGAACCGGCCGGCGATCAGTATCCCGACCCCGAACGCCCGCAGCTGCTGGTGCGCGACGGGCGTATCCAGCGGTGGTTGACCGGCGGTTGGCAGCCGTACGTGGATCGTGCCGATGTGATGGGGACCGCCGAAGCCAACCACCTGGCACGTCAGTTGTCGCGGTGGGATTCCAACCCGACCCACGCAGGGCTGCGGTCGGCCGCCACCCGGGGTGCCTCCTTCACGACATTGCTCGACATCGCCGATGCCTCGCAGCTGGACGTGCCCACACTGTGGGCGCCGCGTCGCCGCGAGGACGAGCTGCGGGTTCCCATCGGGGTGACGGCCACCGGCGAACCGTTGTACTTCGACCTCAAGGACGAAGCCGAAGGCGGGATGGGACCGCACGGTCTGATGATCGGCATGACGGGCTCCGGAAAGTCCCAGACCCTGATGTCGATCCTGCTGTCGCTGTTGACAACCCACTCCGCCGACCGACTCATCGTGATCTACGCCGACTTCAAGGGCGAGGCCGGCGCCGACATCTTCCGCAACTTCCCGCAGGTCGTCGCGGTCATCTCCAACATGGCGGAGAAGAAGTCGCTCGCCGATCGGTTCGCCGACACGCTGCGCGGCGAGGTGGCCAGGCGCGAGACGCTGCTGCGTGAAGCGGGGCGACGGATCCAGGGCAGCGCGTTCAACTCGGTCACCGAGTACGAGGCGGCGGTCGACGCGGGTCATGACCTGGCACCGATACCGACGTTGTTCGTCGTGGCCGACGAATTCACGCTGATGCTCGCCGACCATCCCGAGTACGCTGAGCTGTTCGATTACGTTGCCCGCAAGGGTCGTTCGTTCCGCATCCACATCCTGTTCGCGTCGCAGACCCTCGACGTCGGCAAGATCAAGGACATCGACAAGAACACGTCGTACCGGATCGGTCTGAAGGTGGCCAGCCCGTCGGTGTCACGGCAGATCATCGGTGTCGAAGACGCCTACCACATCGAATCCGGTAAGGAACACAAAGGCGTCGGCTTCCTGGTGCCTGCTCCCGGCGCTGAGCCGATCAAGTTCCGCAGCACCTACGTCGACGGAATCTACGAACCGCCGCGGACGCCCACCTCTTTTGTGGTGCCGACGGTTTCGGAGCCCAAACTGTTCACCGCCGGTGCTGTCGAACTCGACCAGGACGTGGTGTTCCTGCCTGAGGGTGAAACGGTGTCTGGGCCGCCGAAGAAGCTGATCGCGACCATCGGCAACCAGCTGGCGCACTACGGTCCGCAGGCACCCCCACTGTGGTTGCCGCCGTTGGACGAGCCGGTTGCGCTCACCTCGGTGCTTGCACACGCCGGGATCGAGGAACGGCAGTGGCGCTGGCCACTCGGCCAGATCGACCGCCCGTTCGAGATGCGCAGGGATCCGCTGGTGTTCGACGCCCGCTCCGCGGCGGGCAACCTGCTGATTCACGGCGGCCCGAAGTCGGGCAAGTCGACCGCACTGTTGACGTTCATCCAGTCGGCAGCCGAACTGCACAGTCCCCGTGAGGTGAGCTTCTACTGCCTCGACTACGGCGGCGGCGTCCTGCAGGCCGCCTCGGAGCTGGCCCACGTCGGCAGTGTGGCCTCGCCGCTGGACGGTGAGCGGATCCGACGCACCTTCGGTGAGATCGAGGCGTTGCTGCGGTCACGGCAGCGCGGCGGTGACCGTGCTCGCGACGATGGCTACGGCCATGTCTTTCTGGTGATCGACAACCTGTACGCGTTCAGCCGGGACAACACCGACCAGTTCAACACCCGCAACCCGTTGCTGGCCAAGGTGACCGAGTTGGCCAACTCGGGTCTGGCCTACGGGATCCACGTCGTGATCACCACACCGAACTGGCTGGAGGTCCCGCTGGCGATGCGCGACGGCCTGGGGCTTCGGCTGGAGCTGCGGCTACCCGATCCCCGTGACAGCAATGTCCGTGTTCCGGGGGCGCTGCGTCGGCCCGCCGAAAGTGTTCCGGCTGACCAGCCGGGTCGCGGCCTGACCATGGCCGCCGAGCAGTTCCTGTTCGCCGCACCGGAATTGGACCGGGCCGCGGCCATCAGCGCCCGCCATTCCGGAGTCAGCGCACCGCCGGTGCGGTTGCTGCCCACCAATCTGGAAGCGGCGGTCGTGGCTCCGCTGTACCGCGGGCCCGAGCAGTTGGTCCTCGGCCAGCGCGAGGACGACCTGGCGCCGGTGGTGGTGGACTTCGGTGACCAGCCGCTGATGATGGTTTTCGGTGACACCAAGTCGGGCAAGACGACCCTGCTACGGCACCTCATCCGGACCGTGCGCGACAATTCCACCGCAGATCGGGTGGCGTTCACGGTGCTCGACCGTCGCCTGCATCTGGTCGAGGAGCCGTTGTTCCCGGACAACGAGTACACCGCGAACATCGACCGGGTGACCCCGGCGATGCTCGGTCTGGCGGCGATCATCGAACAGCGCCGTCCCCCGCAGGGCCTGTCCTCGGACGAATTGAAGCGCTGGACCCTTTCCTCCCGGTCGGGCCAAC
Proteins encoded:
- the eccB gene encoding type VII secretion protein EccB, whose protein sequence is MSERQSFSSRTPENSNPDRVTYRRGFVTRHQVTGWRFVMRRIASGVAMHDTRMLVDPLRSQSRAVLMGVLLLITGVLGCFVFSFIRPSGAAGNDAVLADRDTAALYIRVNDELHPVLNLTSARLIAGQPVNPTQVKSAELDRFPRGGLIGIPGAPERMVQAREQGASWTVCQGNDSVAPGVTVIAGAPAQGGERAGTLAEDRAVLVDTGSGTWLLWGGRRSPIDLADRAVTGALGFGANIPAPRPISSGLFNAIPEGVALRAPQIAGAGEWAQFPLPVGAPVGSVIVAYGADNTMLYYAVLPDGLQQISPVLAALLRNTDSYGLQQPPRLGADEIAALPVSQMLDADAYPDRQLDLVDAQSSPVTCASWAKPADASTSSLTLLSGAALPVSEATSTVELVNGGTATRVAIPAGSGYLVQTVGSEPTAPPAGALFWVSDTGVRYGLEGDGDLSKTVAALGLNEPATPIPWSVLSLLTPGPALSRDGALTAYTSASGLETTR
- the eccCa gene encoding type VII secretion protein EccCa, whose product is MSRLIFESRRRLPRPTSHKGTITIEAPPELPRVVPPSLLRRALPYLIVLLIVGMIVALVATGMRLISPTTLFFPFVLLLAATALYRGNDNKMRTEEVDAERADYLRYLSVVRDNVRAQAEAQRAALQWSHPEPAVLAQIPGSRRQWERDPQDSDFLVLRAGLADVALDTTLRVKDAADEIDLEPVSYSALRALLDTQRTVSDAPVGIDLTKVSRITVVGDPHEARAAVRAWIAQAVTWHDTGVLGVALASPQLEQPDWSWLKWLPHTDIPGEVDGTGPARFLAANTDELIAKIGPALADRPLFKGSTRSHDEALRHLVIIVDDPGYDLSGSVLSAGLAGVTVVQIADIEPAGDQYPDPERPQLLVRDGRIQRWLTGGWQPYVDRADVMGTAEANHLARQLSRWDSNPTHAGLRSAATRGASFTTLLDIADASQLDVPTLWAPRRREDELRVPIGVTATGEPLYFDLKDEAEGGMGPHGLMIGMTGSGKSQTLMSILLSLLTTHSADRLIVIYADFKGEAGADIFRNFPQVVAVISNMAEKKSLADRFADTLRGEVARRETLLREAGRRIQGSAFNSVTEYEAAVDAGHDLAPIPTLFVVADEFTLMLADHPEYAELFDYVARKGRSFRIHILFASQTLDVGKIKDIDKNTSYRIGLKVASPSVSRQIIGVEDAYHIESGKEHKGVGFLVPAPGAEPIKFRSTYVDGIYEPPRTPTSFVVPTVSEPKLFTAGAVELDQDVVFLPEGETVSGPPKKLIATIGNQLAHYGPQAPPLWLPPLDEPVALTSVLAHAGIEERQWRWPLGQIDRPFEMRRDPLVFDARSAAGNLLIHGGPKSGKSTALLTFIQSAAELHSPREVSFYCLDYGGGVLQAASELAHVGSVASPLDGERIRRTFGEIEALLRSRQRGGDRARDDGYGHVFLVIDNLYAFSRDNTDQFNTRNPLLAKVTELANSGLAYGIHVVITTPNWLEVPLAMRDGLGLRLELRLPDPRDSNVRVPGALRRPAESVPADQPGRGLTMAAEQFLFAAPELDRAAAISARHSGVSAPPVRLLPTNLEAAVVAPLYRGPEQLVLGQREDDLAPVVVDFGDQPLMMVFGDTKSGKTTLLRHLIRTVRDNSTADRVAFTVLDRRLHLVEEPLFPDNEYTANIDRVTPAMLGLAAIIEQRRPPQGLSSDELKRWTLSSRSGQLHYLIIDDVDAIPDGPAMSGQYVGQRPWTPIIGLLSQAADLGLRVIVTARATGSAHALMTNPLLRRLNDLQATTLMLSGNPAESGKIRGHRFARQLAGRAVLLDDGDTPTHLQLVNPLAGTEVEDGSHMRGRNQS